A single Anopheles funestus chromosome 2RL, idAnoFuneDA-416_04, whole genome shotgun sequence DNA region contains:
- the LOC125766505 gene encoding uncharacterized protein LOC125766505 isoform X2, with protein MQPKCIIVTCLTIVWSAEVLCGEVENRHKRTLVFTSDSATGILIALSVPLLIPDRNIFLAYNFEANYGMPGKASDFTQGVLKKVDNDQIHPAPEGETESERTVRGTGTRFTRKQMYRTIELNLNRYGYNGKKCILRMICEIATYPVRDANGMIGDLLQLLFTPSASSYEELPSEFYTAEEKGHLENCAKYEKYCPKSPLDKISLVL; from the exons ATGCAGCCCAAATGCATTATTGTCACGTGCCTAACGATTGTATGGTCAGCAGAAGTGTTGTGTGGAGAAGTAGAAAATCGTCACAAACGAACATTGGTCTTCACATCGGACAGTGCCACCGGG ATCCTAATTGCACTTTCCGTACCGCTGCTTATACCGGATAGAAACATCTTTTTGGCGTACAATTTTGAAGCAAACTATGGAATGCCGGGAAAGGCGAGTGATTTCACGCAAGGTGTGCTAAAGAAGGTGGACAACGATCAGATACATCCGGCACCAGAAGGTGAAACCGAATCGGAACGTACAGTACGTGGCACGGGGACAAGATTTACCCGCAAACAGATGTACCGCACGATCGAACTTAATTTGAACCGGTACGGTTACAATGGAAAAAAGTGCATCCTGCGAATGATTTGCGAGATCGCAACGTATCCGGTACGCGATGCAAATGGAATGATCGGTGATCTTCTACAGCTTCTGTTTAC ACCATCGGCATCGAGTTACGAGGAATTGCCGAGCGAGTTCTACACGGCGGAGGAAAAAGGACATCTGGAGAACTGTGCCAAATATGAGAAATACTGTCCAAAAAGTCCACTAGATAAGATAAGCTTAGTTTTATGA
- the LOC125766503 gene encoding uncharacterized protein LOC125766503: MKLPLNQQPLLLLGLLVLWASFLQASNNDTETVDIISKHGRSKRTLVYTFNSCSGILIALSIPLLITGRNIFMSYNFEANYNMPTDSTDFTQGILKKGDNEQIHEAEARKVRETSRMIASAPKRSSLSRKKFYRTIELNLQRYGFAGKRCILRMICDLADTPLHHENGVLGDVLQLIFTPSLSQDENLPSEFTRAEQLGREERNCNKYRAHCPASPIDLVTIVLAH; the protein is encoded by the exons ATGAAGCTGCCTCTGAACCAACAGCCCTTGTTGCTGTTAGGATTACTCGTGCTTTGGGCTTCCTTCTTGCAGGCAAGCAACAATGATACCGAAACTGTTGACATTATTTCCAAGCATGGCCGCTCGAAACGTACGCTAGTGTACACGTTCAACAGTTGCTCTGGG atCTTAATTGCTCTATCCATTCCACTTCTGATTACCGGGCGGAACATTTTCATGTCGTACAACTTTGAAGCGAACTACAACATGCCCACGGACAGTACAGACTTTACGCAGGGCATCCTGAAGAAGGGTGACAACGAGCAGATACATGAAGCTGAAGCAAGGAAGGTACGCGAAACTTCACGTATGATAGCTTCCGCACCGAAACGTTCTAGCTTAAGCAGGAAAAAGTTCTACCGCACAATCGAGCTAAACTTGCAACGATACGGATTCGCCGGAAAGCGGTGCATCTTGAGGATGATTTGTGATTTGGCGGATACACCACTACATCACGAGAACGGTGTGTTGGGTGATGTGTTGCAGTTGATATTTAC TCCATCCCTATCGCAGGATGAGAATCTACCGAGTGAGTTTACGCGAGCAGAACAATTAGGACGGGAGGAAAGAAATTGCAACAAATATCGTGCCCACTGTCCGGCAAGCCCAATCGATCTGGTAACGATTGTTTTGGCACATTAA
- the LOC125766505 gene encoding uncharacterized protein LOC125766505 isoform X1, whose protein sequence is MQPKCIIVTCLTIVWSAEVLCGEVENRHKRTLVFTSDSATGILIALSVPLLIPDRNIFLAYNFEANYGMPGKASDFTQGVLKKVDNDQIHPAPEGETESERTVRGTGTRFTRKQMYRTIELNLNRYGYNGKKCILRMICEIATYPVRDANGMIGDLLQLLFTYVFFHFKINITTLLHFSIFNTLQTIGIELRGIAERVLHGGGKRTSGELCQI, encoded by the exons ATGCAGCCCAAATGCATTATTGTCACGTGCCTAACGATTGTATGGTCAGCAGAAGTGTTGTGTGGAGAAGTAGAAAATCGTCACAAACGAACATTGGTCTTCACATCGGACAGTGCCACCGGG ATCCTAATTGCACTTTCCGTACCGCTGCTTATACCGGATAGAAACATCTTTTTGGCGTACAATTTTGAAGCAAACTATGGAATGCCGGGAAAGGCGAGTGATTTCACGCAAGGTGTGCTAAAGAAGGTGGACAACGATCAGATACATCCGGCACCAGAAGGTGAAACCGAATCGGAACGTACAGTACGTGGCACGGGGACAAGATTTACCCGCAAACAGATGTACCGCACGATCGAACTTAATTTGAACCGGTACGGTTACAATGGAAAAAAGTGCATCCTGCGAATGATTTGCGAGATCGCAACGTATCCGGTACGCGATGCAAATGGAATGATCGGTGATCTTCTACAGCTTCTGTTTACgtatgtattttttcattttaaaattaacattactACATTATTACATTTCtctatttttaatactttacAGACCATCGGCATCGAGTTACGAGGAATTGCCGAGCGAGTTCTACACGGCGGAGGAAAAAGGACATCTGGAGAACTGTGCCAAATATGA
- the LOC125766521 gene encoding uncharacterized protein LOC125766521: MKHWLSWCSVVPFLMLSTSESQNTTHRNGNTAGQAEEGRILFRGKPLLIYPPTAPTRHQLIVGIGVPVQEIPHSVVFGWVLKAQYYLPTVPENYEPINLENWNESRRALPDRMRRSIEHYEVDNVRIRVEPLPQRDVSSNLVEDDDDYYGEEVERDIDPDPQKVEESKEKDAPKKEEQDSANGYPESYNMPNGRWTVYKAIEGLSSGYGYGGRACMLRSICEAAGTQFTHTGGVFAELLHIMLSPSTTNEPVSEHRDNEYFRAEQLGLSGAPCATIFYECSTSLLDMFSGVHDLHAPTSSFAPK, from the exons ATGAAGCACTGGCTGTCTTGGTGTTCGGTGGTGCCTTTTTTAATGCTATCCACCTCAGAATCTCagaacacaacacaccgaaATGGCAATACAGCAGGTCAGGCAGAGGAAGGGCGTATATTATTTCGCGGTAAACCACTCCTGATCTATCCACCGACGGCTCCAACTCGACATCAGCTGATCGTAGGTATTGGTGTGCCGGTGCAAGAAATTCCCCATTCGGTCGTGTTTGGTTGGGTGTTGAAGGCACAGTACTATTTACCTACGGTGCCAGAGAACTACGAACCGATCAATTTGGAGAATTGGAACGAGAGCCGCCGTGCATTGCCGGATCGAATGCGCCGATCGATCGAACATTACGAGGTGGATAATGTGCGTATTCGCGTGGAACCACTACCACAGCGAGATGTGTCAAGCAACCTGGTAGAGGATGACGATGATTACTATGGTGAAGAGGTAGAGCGTGATATTGATCCTGATCCGCAAAAAGTGGAGGAGTCAAAAGAGAAGGATGCTCCTAAGAAAGAAGAGCAAGATAGTGCGAATGGCTATCCGGAAAGTTACAATATGCCCAACGGACGATGGACAGTATATAAAGCTATTGAAGGACTGAGCAGTGGATATGGGTACGGTGGAAGGGCTTGCATGCTGCGGAGTATTTGTGAAGCTGCCGGGACACAATTTACGCACACGGGAGGAGTATTTGCGGAGCTGCTACATATCATGCTTAG TCCCTCGACCACAAACGAACCAGTTTCCGAGCATCGAGACAACGAGTACTTCCGTGCGGAGCAGCTAGGTCTATCTGGAGCACCCTGTGCCACTATATTCTACGAGTGTTCCACTTCGCTGCTGGACATGTTCTCCGGTGTGCATGATCTACACGCACCAACGTCATCATTCGCAcccaaataa
- the LOC125766522 gene encoding uncharacterized protein LOC125766522, whose amino-acid sequence MHKILQYLLSLGFLSLGMADFIPWLIVPETAPTRHQLISGIGIPVGTPESITSGWVMKAQYFLPTKVDDLKPELWENWNDSRRALSRRDLSGLDAPVRLTELPVSGGHEQYVANSVSIREDPLDPSSQEAISDELFDDGDDSYWKDAEDDQILQQPDNGLWPAAKEIDPSHLDGYSAEQSRWTTYKAMETLSQNYGLPGRPCVLRSVCESAGAPFTHTGGIFAELLHIVFTPSSTAEPLSEHRDNEYFRAEQLGRSGAPCERIFAECVHSLLDIFTGVHDPETNAMRLLHDEVRAFLMRK is encoded by the exons ATGCATAAAATTCTACAATATCTTCTCAGTTTGGGCTTCCTTTCGCTCGGTATGGCTGACTTCATACCTTGGTTGATTGTCCCAGAAACGGCACCGACGCGTCATCAACTTATCAGTGGCATTGGTATACCGGTCGGCACACCGGAATCAATCACCAGTGGATGGGTCATGAAGGCCCAATACTTTCTGCCCACGAAGGTGGACGATCTAAAGCCAGAGCTGTGGGAAAACTGGAACGATAGTCGGAGGGCACTTTCGAGGCGAGATCTTTCTGGGTTGGATGCTCCTGTAAGGCTCACTGAGCTCCCGGTTTCAGGTGGACACGAGCAGTACGTGGCCAATAGTGTGTCGATACGTGAGGATCCTCTGGACCCAAGTTCCCAAGAGGCTATCTCTGATGAATTATTTGATGATGGAGACGATAGCTACTGGAAGGATGCAGAGGATGATCAAATTTTACAGCAACCGGATAATGGATTGTGGCCGGCAGCGAAGGAAATCGATCCGAGTCACCTCGATGGTTACAGTGCCGAACAGTCCCGTTGGACGACGTACAAGGCGATGGAAACATTAAGCCAAAACTATGGCTTACCGGGACGGCCATGTGTTTTGCGCAGTGTGTGTGAGTCAGCAGGGGCACCGTTTACCCACACCGGTGGTATTTTTGCTGAGCTGCTGCACATTGTTTTTAC TCCCTCGAGCACGGCGGAACCATTGTCGGAGCACCGGGATAACGAATACTTCCGGGCGGAACAACTCGGTCGCAGTGGTGCACCCTGTGAGCGTATCTTTGCCGAGTGTGTCCACTCGCTGCTGGACATCTTTACCGGGGTGCATGATCCGGAAACGAACGCGATGCGGCTGTTGCACGATGAGGTGCGTGCCTTTCTAATGCGAAAGTGA
- the LOC125766462 gene encoding uncharacterized protein LOC125766462 → MGLLEWIKKDKRHRRRDSAPPKVGQVQDLAYLEALAKFNEWRTQQRNSDIQANPKTLTSQVNATLPPRISLLAHGTIKEEPSDDDDSDCDGDFSSDIELARDERMILNRSTSRFEVPKSPRYTRHHRSSTVAPVVTPSPQLTDVAPKKPKRSVEFYRNINRIPTDASSNASQHSNSQWNNGSKAIEKNHTNPSDTRLSLPAVLGSEPRERLPKRSKATTPKPNNTIYENEVAEFEAHHINGTFGDSYVVQSPPRLFYKANASPYTDGTPKKQSNLKNRSRVFKDKPAPAPPVAGLTATPSVPLSNCLPKQRQQSDSDSPLTGSYRKYELNSSSAYDEHVISSRAYRGSMKPKSAEKSTPTPAKQRHKSLSYQTIVNKHGDLVDYALPFSDNADTTAETKPEQNNSKQLTPGQDTLAEIRNCEQLINDNFQFLQTTAFHDESSSIITEPISVLKGRSRRIITDLDRSNASTLKEDEDELLQQEMEREDELLQSRQQAIDTQLVQLALQDDPQDILLELDSLQKWSKSIQMSDDFLQTRYTERNLLECFRRSIGSNLLTCFPNEVRYRVGSLRSAFACPLEFSCGLFRGVAVTLRKYSLNTERSLYFAEEACRRDFEVLSQVRHPTMATLMAVSYDSALNQATLLLEPFDFTLFDYIHKMNKRLSLIHAITVVQQISSAVCYLQECGYIHSNISSGCILMRRYPYSVKLTSFELTTDASSDEVRREIENRYGSTSSSRNSMTSSQNDELKKITTYARLIKNDEHFLRDKYRKLSSEICENRSKPHGAQLSFGDGSGYDCRASKFLPYCKEYREKFSLFYYVAPELLIPKASFVYPSKSTDVYSVALLLWEILNGYVPFVVYNRAELEKLHTSGDLPLPMFEKERCERFRQIFEGGLGDLNSRKITIGNVVDLLDCLLLELGMEKNGTYDWLAEDYEERVNSSEVRLKNELNDVRKQSAHIEKADKIYFRTEETEVTKAPKQLPKKPIRNINKTKAPTQQQPPKHHGQRWSDISGKERAQTVDKKSPLSSTFSLSNSAIYQTIFDFNNKFLSPKSSSKQVYDRTSTVKKHKKPPRANKKAAKELFDVKDQLNKSFIEQNEPDGEEINSCKQNTEFMVSNELQKANSSTSSLAHAMSDEPKINPEPIRPSCSDSEDKGTPLQRDHPSKSCDSSPGTRRRSITPKLNNSFRFTIGDFTLPDTPIARKNKIRKHAWLSDQKLKITDESLPVTPEDCRSKSFFNAELAARSGSFLTSTNLNCSTSLQDIKPKRINISVNITRTPETLTSVTVQKNCTPKLIVNGGSPFEDTLWKKEKLICERSQLSVSDDTKETTSDTCCSEAQKPDVNVGGSLDDSLSVVTAHLSSVRDVIKKIETTFEKTGFDYSPIRKMEGSGKKPANDVCSRKSAEESLVVEENLLVPTKVLELEKTLEAEETFAAKETDDGEVKESISQKVDFPSMPIPAPPPTPPASTDSPISAVSHLNILLANSQSKPKEIPPPGPRIQVQQAAEMDSIPVPSNVPVTFAPNSQLFLRRKALNAGANNLAIHHQQTVYRESIVSSTERLATFAEPSVASTTTTTTSATSTAIPPGSARKKKLTTRVTVNMRKISRRASDISPASSRPNSANLDDVDLPSSGCITPTGTGQGCGLGAVRHSCGNELLRAFSKLRLITPEDPATKSSSNDPNARSGTPVFVGSGTHQIATGAANRFERFVCCNCGNSMVPTEGLNVPTGSRIGMTAAFGEMNFPRESFVSMFEPPLTPTPGSAMASRFHSMTPFQKSTEDLYIDDDFCQGLNHMGANMELVEPLDEGQFLDTYGYDIYATEIYHAEEEEEEIDEGEDHFTFPNLHTTPLASTECTDDEAKFLEKCSKLNSQTLTAEFATLASPIDCELSCPSIAEVVSSEENHVSTTDANSAVNEGLI, encoded by the exons GGACAAGCGTCACCGACGGCGTGACAGTGCTCCTCCGAAGGTGGGTCAAGTGCAAGATTTAGCCTACCTGGAGGCGTTGGCTAAATTCAATGAATGGCGAACACAGCAACGCAACAGCGATATACAGGCAAACCCGAAAACACTTACCAGCCAAGTGAATGCAACACTTCCGCCACGGATATCACTGTTGGCTCACGGTACCATCAAGGAGGAACCGTCCGATGATGACGATAGTGACTGTGATGGTGACTTCAGCTCCGACATCGAATTGGCCCGGGACGAGCGGATGATACTGAACCGTAGCACCAGCCGATTTGAAGTACCGAAATCTCCACGATACACCCGGCACCATCGCTCCTCGACAGTGGCTCCAGTAGTTACACCTTCGCCACAGCTAACCGATGTGGCACCGAAGAAGCCGAAGCGCTCCGTAGAATTCTATCGCAACATCAATCGTATCCCTACCGACGCATCATCGAACGCGTCTCAGCACTCCAACAGTCAGTGGAACAACGGGTCCAAAGCGATCGAGAAAAATCATACCAATCCGTCCGATACGCGACTGTCACTGCCGGCTGTGCTTGGTTCGGAACCAAGGGAGCGGCTACCAAAGCGTTCTAAGGCAACCACTCCGAAACCGAACAACACGATCTACGAGAACGAAGTGGCCGAATTCGAAGCGCACCACATCAACGGTACGTTTGGGGATTCGTACGTGGTGCAGAGTCCCCCACGACTGTTCTACAAAGCGAACGCAAGCCCGTATACGGACGGTACGCCAAAGAAGCAAAGCAATCTTAAAAACCGTTCACGTGTGTTTAAAGACAAACCTGCACCGGCACCTCCCGTGGCAGGTCTGACAGCGACACCATCTGTACCTCTGTCCAACTGTCTACCGAAACAGCGTCAGCAAAGTGATTCGGATTCACCACTGACCGGGTCCTATCGGAAGTACGAGCTAAATTCATCCTCCGCCTACGACGAACACGTCATCTCTTCCCGTGCCTATCGCGGTTCGATGAAACCTAAAAGTGCCGAAAAGTCTACGCCAACCCCTGCCAAACAGCGTCACAAATCACTCTCCTACCAAACGATTGTTAACAAACATGGAGATCTGGTAGATTATGCACTACCGTTCAGCGATAACGCGGACACTACGGCTGAGACTAAGCCGGAACAAAATAACAGCAAGCAGCTTACGCCGGGTCAAGACACACTGGCCGAGATACGTAACTGTGAGCAGCTGATTAACGATAACTTTCAGTTTCTGCAAACGACTGCCTTTCACGATGAGTCTAGCAGCATTATTACCGAACCGATCAGTGTGCTGAAGGGCCGATCTAGACGTATTATTACCGATCTCGATCGGTCCAATGCGAGCACACTGAAGGAGGATGAAGACGAGCTGCTGCAACAGGAAATGGAGCGTGAGGATGAGCTGCTGCAAAGCCGACAGCAAGCGATCGATACACAGCTGGTTCAGTTGGCCCTGCAGGACGATCCGCAGGATATTCTGCTGGAGTTGGATTCGCTGCAGAAGTGGAGCAAAAGCATCCAGATGTCAGATGATTTTTTGCAGACCCGCTACACCGAGCGAAATTTGCTGGAATGTTTCCGGCGCAGTATCGGTAGCAATTTGCTGACTTGCTTCCCGAATGAGGTGCGGTACCGTGTGGGAAGTTTACGCAGTGCTTTTGCCTGCCCGCTAGAGTTTTCCTGCGGTTTGTTCCGCGGAGTGGCAGTGACATTGCGCAAGTACTCACTAAACACGGAACGGAGCCTTTACTTTGCAGAGGAAGCATGTCGGCGAGATTTTGAGGTACTGTCGCAGGTCCGTCATCCAACGATGGCAACACTGATGGCTGTATCGTACGATTCGGCCCTTAACCAGGCAACGCTACTGCTGGAACCTTTCGATTTTACGCTTTTTGATTATATTCACAAGATG AACAAAAGACTATCATTGATTCATGCTATCACTGTTGTCCAGCAAATCTCATCCGCCGTCTGCTATCTGCAAGAGTGCGGTTACATCCATTCCAACATATCCAGCGGATGCATCCTGATGCGACGTTACCCTTATTCCGTCAAGCTAACCTCGTTTGAACTGACTACGGATGCTTCCTCCGATGAAGTACGGCGTGAAATTGAGAATCGTTACGGCAGTACATCTTCGTCGCGTAACTCAATGACCTCCTCCCAGAACGACGAGTTAAAGAAGATCACTACCTACGCACGGCTGATCAAGAACGATGAACATTTTCTCCGTGACAAGTATCGCAAGCTGTCGTCGGAAATTTGTGAAAACCGATCCAAACCACACGGTGCGCAGCTTTCGTTCGGCGATGGTTCGGGCTATGATTGTCGGGCAAGCAAATTCTTACCCTACTGCAAGGAGTACCGGGAGAAGTTTTCACTGTTCTACTACGTAGCACCGGAGCTGCTCATTCCGAAGGCGAGCTTTGTCTATCCAAGCAAGAGCACCGATGTCTACTCCGTAGCTTTGTTACTCTGGGAAATTCTCAACGGTTACGTACCATTTGTTGTGTATAACAGAGCAGAGCTAGAGAAATTACACACCTCTGGCGATCTCCCTTTGCCAATGTTTGAAAAGGAACGCTGCGAACGCTTCCGGCAAATTTTCGAAGGTGGGCTTGGTGATCTTAATAGCAGAAAAATCACTATAGGAAACGTGGTTGATCTTCTCGACTGTTTGCTGCTAGAGTTGGGCATGGAGAAGAATGGCACCTACGATTGGTTGGCAGAAGATTACGAAGAGCGAGTTAACTCGTCTGAGGTGCGACTGAAAAATGAACTGAATGACGTTCGGAAGCAGAGTGCACACATTGAGAAAGCGGATAAGATCTACTTCCGCACCGAGGAAACGGAGGTAACCAAGGCACCAAAACAACTTCCAAAAAAACCGATCAGGAAtatcaacaaaacgaaagcacCCACTCAGCAGCAACCACCAAAGCACCACGGTCAACGATGGTCGGATATAAGTGGCAAGGAACGTGCACAGACTGTCGACAAAAAGTCCCCACTCAGCTCAACCTTTAGCCTTTCGAACTCTGCGATCTATCAAACAATCTTCGATTTTAACAATAAGTTCCTTTCGCCAAAATCTTCCTCGAAGCAAGTGTATGATCGAACAAGCACGGttaagaagcataaaaaaccACCACGTGCAAATAAAAAGGCAGCCAAGGAGCTGTTCGACGTGAAGGATCAGCTTAACAAGAGCTTCATCGAACAAAACGAACCAGATGGTGAGGAGataaacagttgcaaacagaACACAGAATTCATGGTTTCTAACGAACTGCAAAAAGCGAACTCTTCTACCAGTTCGTTAGCACACGCAATGTCCGATGAGCCGAAAATTAATCCAGAGCCCATTCGACCATCTTGTAGCGATTCCGAGGATAAAGGTACACCACTGCAACGCGATCATCCGTCGAAATCTTGCGACAGTTCGCCAGGTACAAGACGCCGTAGTATTACACCGAAGCTCAACAACTCATTCCGCTTCACGATTGGTGATTTTACCCTTCCCGACACGCCGATAgcacgcaaaaacaaaatacgaaaGCACGCCTGGCTATCTGATCAAAAGCTAAAGATTACTGATGAATCTCTACCCGTCACACCGGAGGATTGCCGTAGCAAATCCTTCTTCAACGCGGAACTGGCAGCTCGCAGTGGTTCTTTTCTTACCTCTACTAATCTAAACTGTTCCACATCACTGCAGGACATTAAACCGAAACGCATCAACATAAGCGTCAACATTACGCGCACTCCAGAGACGCTCACTTCAGTTACGGTGCAAAAGAACTGCACACCGAAGCTGATTGTTAACGGAGGCTCACCATTCGAGGATACGCTATGGAAAAAGGAGAAACTAATCTGCGAACGTAGCCAACTGTCGGTATCGGATGATACGAAAGAAACAACATCGGACACTTGCTGTTCCGAAGCACAGAAGCCAGACGTGAATGTTGGAGGATCTTTGGATGATTCTTTGAGTGTTGTAACCGCTCACCTTTCATCGGTCCGAGACGTaataaaaaagattgaaaCGACGTTTGAAAAAACTGGATTCGATTACAGTCCGATACGAAAGATGGAGGGTAGTGGAAAAAAACCGGCCAATGACGTATGCTCAAGAAAAAGCGCCGAAGAATCGTTGGTAGTAGAGGAGAACTTACTTGTTCCTACCAAGGTCCTTGAACTAGAAAAGACGCTCGAAGCGGAGGAAACATTCGCCGCGAAGGAAACCGATGACGGGGAAGTGAAGGAATCAATATCTCAAAAGGTTGATTTTCCATCAATGCCAATTCCTGCTCCTCCTCCAACACCTCCAGCGTCCACGGATTCGCCGATCTCAGCTGTATCTCATCTGAATATACTGCTGGCCAATTCACAATCGAAACCAAAGGAAATACCACCACCAGGACCCAGGATTCAGGTACAACAAGCAGCGGAAATGGACAGCATTCCCGTGCCGTCTAACGTCCCGGTAACATTCGCGCCAAACTCCCAACTATTCCTTCGCCGAAAGGCACTCAACGCCGGTGCAAACAATTTGGCCATCCACCATCAGCAAACCGTTTACAGAGAGAGTATCGTGTCAAGCACGGAGCGGTTGGCAACGTTTGCAGAACCGTCGGTTGCGTCAacgaccaccaccacaacTTCTGCCACTTCAACGGCCATACCACCAGGAAGTGCACGAAAGAAGAAGCTAACCACACGCGTTACGGTAAACATGCGCAAAATATCACGCCGTGCTTCAGACATTAGTCCAGCTtcttcacggccaaactcgGCCAATCTGGACGATGTAGATCTTCCGTCATCTGGCTGTATCACACCAACTGGCACCGGACAGGGATGTGGACTAGGCGCGGTTCGACACTCTTGTGGCAATGAGCTGTTGCGTGCCTTTTCTAAACTGAGACTGATCACACCGGAAGATCCGGCAACGAAATCGTCTAGCAACGATCCGAATGCAAGATCTGGAACACCAGTGTTCGTTGGTTCTGGTACGCATCAAATTGCCACCGGTGCAGCGAACCGATTCGaacgttttgtgtgttgcaaCTGTGGCAATTCGATGGTTCCGACCGAAGGGCTTAATG TCCCTACCGGAAGCCGGATCGGTATGACAGCCGCCTTCGGTGAGATGAACTTCCCGCGAGAAAGCTTCGTATCCATGTTCGAGCCCCCGTTGACACCAACACCTGGCAGTGCTATGGCTAGCCGGTTTCATTCGATGACTCCATTCCAG AAATCAACCGAAGATCTTTACATCGACGATGACTTTTGCCAAGGATTAAACCATATGGGAGCGAACATGGAGCTGGTCGAACCACTCGACGAAGGACAGTTCCTCGATACGTACGGATACGACATTTACGCCACAGAGATCTACCATGCGgaagaagaggaggaggagatTGATGAAGGCGAGGATCATTTCACCTTTCCAAACCTGCACACAACACCTCTCGCAAGCACCGAATGTACCGACGACGAGGCAAAGTTTCTCGAAAAGTGTTCGAAACTCAATTCACAAACGTTAACAGCAGAATTCGCTACACTCGCATCTCCGATCGATTGTGAATTGTCGTGTCCATCAATTGCAGAAGTGGTGAGCAGTGAGGAAAACCACGTATCTACAACCGATGCAAACAGTGCAGTAAACGAGGGCCTTATTTAG
- the LOC125766508 gene encoding uncharacterized protein LOC125766508, whose product MGHYRWQSLVIVLLSLLIWQLVASTLTLDRQERAALVFPRGSSMGYLLAIAIPLLVPGRNIYLSHNFEANYGVPSNETQYFLWYQRFKDSKFNLTKAIETNRRRRREMQPGFSRTYFYDQLEERMDLYGFNGTGCMERLICEVSELPLHEHNGVLGDVLSVIFRPSTSRREALPNAYYEAESKGPLEGCQRYRAYCRTDLLGFVSTVL is encoded by the exons ATGGGACATTACCGATGGCAATCGTTAGTAATTGTGTTACTATCCTTACTTATCTGGCAGCTGGTGGCTTCCACACTCACCCTAGACCGGCAGGAACGTGCCGCTCTAGTGTTTCCTCGTGGAAGTTCAATGGGT TATCTACTTGCCATTGCCATACCGCTACTAGTGCCAGGACGCAACATTTATCTGTCGCACAATTTCGAAGCAAACTACGGCGTACCGTCAAACGAAACGCAATACTTTCTTTGGTATCAGCGCTTTAAGGACAGCAAATTTAACCTCACCAAGGCAATCGAAACGAACCGTCGACGACGAAGGGAAATGCAGCCCGGGTTTAGTCGCACTTATTTCTACGATCAGCTCGAGGAACGGATGGATTTGTACGGATTTAATGGAACCGGCTGCATGGAGCGTCTGATCTGCGAAGTGTCCGAACTTCCACTCCACGAACATAATGGAGTGTTAGGAGATGTGTTAAGTGTGATTTTCAG ACCATCCACATCCAGACGCGAAGCTCTACCAAATGCATACTATGAGGCAGAGTCCAAAGGACCGCTAGAGGGCTGTCAACGGTATCGAGCATATTGTAGAACGGATCTGCTTGGATTTGTATCAACCGTTCTGTAG
- the LOC125766512 gene encoding uncharacterized protein LOC125766512 has product MFNLHKDSFDLMRQDLTHGSLEKSKLLNCLVWNPDVCRGSVPMVHQPFQQEDSMRWYKSTYSILDNLDKHVVWNQLSVPIVEEDGCEYCTMLGIDKEKKCKHLIYTDGILTCPNLRDPKPEKQSDESPTRPCKKAGKKRVSKGAKRNE; this is encoded by the exons atgttcaaTCTTCATAAGGATTCCTTCGATTTGATGCGGCAGGACTTGACGCACGGTTCTTTGGAGAAGTCGAAGCTTTTAAACTGTTTGGTATGGAACCCCGATGTTTGCCGTGGTTCGGTGCCGATGGTTCACCAACCATTTCAACAAGAAGATTCCATGCGTTGGTACAAATCAACTTATTCCATATTGGATAACCTGGATAAGcatgtcgtgtggaaccagcTGAGTGTCCCCATTGTTGAGGAGGATGGGTGTGAATATTGTACTATGCTGGGGATTGACAA ggaaaagaaatgcaaacatCTGATTTATACCGATGGAATTCTGACCTGTCCGAATTTGCGGGATCCCAAGCC CGAAAAGCAGTCGGATGAATCTCCAACACGTCCATGTAAAAAAGCTGGAAAAAAGCGTGTCTCCAAGGGAGCTAAAAGAAACGAATGA